From the Anopheles merus strain MAF chromosome 2L, AmerM5.1, whole genome shotgun sequence genome, the window tttttcgtttcaattTTCCACCGGCAAAGCACAATAGTTAGAGGCACGTGTCAGAACGGGCCACATATCCTCCGTTAAGAAACATTTTGGAGGtgaaaaggaaacaatttgtcgaagcagcagcggcagcagcagcagcagaagcgtCCAATGTTAGTGTTAGAAGCGAGAAGTGCATATATCGAAGCGTTAGTGGATAATCTATTTTATAATTGCGTGCGTCTGTCTGCCAGTGGGTGGGGACAGAAAGAGGGAGAAGGAGAGATTGTGTGAAGGCGGAGGGAAAAAGGTTAAAACttaattttcccattttgtCAAATACCTCTATACAAGAAATGCGCATTTGTTGGTTCTCAGTTTCGTTTGTAAgagttttgctgctgttttttgtgttttgctccctagtagcagtagtagtagtagttgtgtACATGTACCACCTATTCCGCTACTTTTTACCGTAAAACGGGGGGTCGACAGAAAATAAGGATAATAGGAATGGCACACTcaacacatataaaataaatacacacacaaaacaaatattacTCGTGTAATCTAAGTTGCAGTTTAGGGataagtttcttttttttgcgaaatgtATGTGATTGAAGAGCGAGATGTGGATAGCAGGAAGATGATAAACAGTACAAGCTATACATGGGGGGAAAGCAGAACATTAATGcagaaaagcagcagcagcagcacatcatTCGGGGTGCAACAGTGGTCTATAGTTAGCGCTAGGCATCTGTTTTAGGCGATGAATTATGTTACAAATGAAtttaaccacacacacatacacacacttacatAACAAACAGAAGCATAAGATTTATACATAGCCACATTTAAAGGAACTAACATAGTACATGCATGCATATAGAATACTTGAGAGAAAAACGGAATTCTCGTTTCATATTGTTTGGGCCGATCAGTTTATATACattaacagcagcagcagcagcagcttgagTTTGGATATGATTAGTTGATTTTATTCGATTCCTAAAATTCCCTCGATTtaggagtaaaaaaaaaacgacagatGGAAaacaatatcacccaaaataaAAATGGCTTGTTTAAGGGAAAAAGAAATcgttaagaaaaacaaaacacaaatacacaaatacacactaggataacaaatatataaaaaaaaacaaagaaaaaggacAAACTCACATAAAATACACttacaaagcaaaacaaacaaacaaataggacagaaacacataaaaaaatacattaacatagtaaaacaaaacagacagGCCAACCACATAAACAAAtacactaaacaaaacaaacaaattgcaATTAATTGTGATGCACTTGTGGTGGGAAGGTGGGAGGGGAAGAATTGTTGTAAACACGGGTAGAGAGAGTGGTGGAGTGTCGTAGTAGGGAAGACAGGGAAGAAACTGGTTAAAGCTGTGCGGTTTAGATTGATGCTAGACAGTTTTTGCTCGTAGGGTAATGAGTAAGGACCATTCCCCCCAAACTCATAAGTTTATGTATAatgcacacttacacacacacacacgagcacgCCTGAAACTACTCGTAATTGTCGAAAGTGCATCTGTCGAATTTTATCTTTAACAacctgtatgtgtatgttgcTGCACAGATAATTGTAtgtctctctcactcactctttTTCTCGCCTGCTTAGATTTTTTCTTTGGGGAGTGGTAGTGCATTTGGGGGACGGCGGAGAACAGTGAAGCCACACACTTTTTGCAATTTGAACTTTTGCAGTCAATTTTGTGCATATATAGGAAGAGTAGTAGAATAGTACGTTAACACATGGCGTTAACACTTTGAAATACTCTCAGTATTTGGAAAGCATGCAACACGCGGGTGTGTGTCCGTCTGTgtccgtgtgtatgtgtgattttgtgtagCATGTTCTATAAAGGAGTTTGGATAGTAGAGAAAAGTATGTATGCACTTGTAAAGCCAACGGTTCTTGCAACGAAAGAAGCTTTCCTTTTTAAATCTTACAGCCAAGCGACGTGTGATAATACGCGAagattttgttctattttgcTTTTGGGCATTGTTTTATAacaatgaaaatataaaaaaataggcACTGTTTGTTGTCTTTTATTCTCCCGCTATATTGAGTGACAAACAGAAGGAGAGAGTGGCACATTCTTTCGTGCAGTACTTTTAACCGCTTCCTTTGATTGCACAGCAGCAACATGCCAAACCGAATGTTCTTCGTCTCTGTGGTTACTGTTTTTTTGGTCAACCGCTGAAGGATGTTGTTCTCGTATCTTTGTACAATGGGAGCTACTACTGCGGCtggttcatacaaatgattGTAGTGATAAAATAAGAagataaaaatacaaacacttACAGACACAAATACAcgcagaaacaaaaagaaaaaaaaacaggaaaagaaGCAACATTTTGCAAACACATACATCCTTAGCATGGATAATGAAGAAGCGTACGGCActgatagagaaaaaaaaatcgggcgaaaaaaaaacaaagaaaagaacGTAAGAGTAATCAAAAACGTAACGTAAACCAATTCCTTCCGGATGCGCCAAATGAAACCGCTCAACCGCGGAACaaattactactactactactacaactacaagtactaactaactaactaactatACCCCCGGAAAGAGCACCACACCACAGTCCTGgagcaatgaaaacaaaacagaagaagaaaagagaagaaaacacaacactTAAAATAGTAATGCTAaacacagaagaagaaaagagaagaaaacacaacactTAAAATAGTAATGCTAAACACAGTTTAATATGGACAAACACAGGAGAAAAAAATTGTGCACATGTGGTCTAATAGAGAGTAGTAGTGTAGAAAGCAGAAAAGcataaaacaaatcatcaatatTGATATACTCACCCAGGAAACAAACATGCATACAAAAGGACAACAGACATGAAGAAGCGCAAGACCAGTTTATAGAGGAGGAGACCGTTGTGAATCGTTCCGAAAAGGAGATCCGTTGCTGGTTATGTGCTTTTTATCAAAAGGAAACAATGGGTAATTTGTTAAACCACAACTCTAATTCAGACTTGTACAgcccaccacacacacgcgcgaatTGCAAAAAGGGGCAAGagaagtataaaaaaaaacaaacaaacaaacagcagcacaTGTGCGAAAGGCGTGAaaagttattttgttttgttttcgtcgtTTAATGGAaatacaaaaagaagaaaaagaaaagaaaagagcaCGCGTGAAAATGCAtgatgaaaatagaaaaaatacacaaaagaGCAGAAAAATTGCCGAGGATAGAACCACAACAGTAGAGATGTGTGATgcaaaagaaggaaaggaaggaagtgaGAAAATAAATAGTAGGCAAgaggaatggaatggaagcaGTTGagtaaaacaacaaattaaacaacaaattaAAGATTAATGTGATTGTATTGTACATAAATTTGTATTATATAAAGCGAAtaagaaaatgtgaaataagAAAATCCAACAAAATTAATGAGCGTACACCGCTGGTGttatgatttttcttttttatttctgtcCGATCGATATCCGAAAAGCGATAACAATTGCAACTATACTTTTTCTTAaggttaaatatttaaatacgAGTGTCTAATACGTTGGAATGTTGGTTCAATTGCAACTTTAGTTTCGTTCGCAGATAATTTCCACCGCGTTTGGTTCCATCAGGATGGGTTCCAGGCAGCGCAGCACGGCCGAGCCAAGGATTTCATCGAGCAGGACATGAATCAGACTGAAAGCAGTGTGCCAAATAGGAAGGAAATATTATAATATTGCAATTGAACGAATTATCTCCTTTTGCATACTAACTTTTCGTCGCTCACGAACCGCCACAGGTTCATCTGCAGGTAGTGCGCATCGACCTGTATCTGCTGCAGCCCGTACCGGCTGAACGTGCGCAACCGCACGCACTCGAGCAGCGTCTTCAGACAGATCTTGATGATGCCGGTAATGATGGAAACCTTTGAGAACTCGACCGGGGCAAAGATTTCGATCTTTTCCGAAAACAGCCGCTGCATGTTCGACACAAAGCTGCTGTCCAGCTGCGACTGCGGCGTGTACGTCGACCAGGTCGACCGGAACTGGGACTGCTTCGAGGCGGCAATGCTGAAGTGCGTCTTGCGGCTCGAATCGCTGCTCGCCGTCGTACGCGATCCGCCGTGCTGCGTCACGCTGCTATCGTACAGCTCGCCGAGCACGGCCTCGATGGCGGATATTTCCTCCACCACGCGCTTCATGACGGCCCGCACCGAGCGCGGCTCGAGACAGTTAAGCCAGTCGCGCGTTTCCACACTTTTGCGCAGCATCTGCGACAGATGCAGACCCTGCAGACGTACGTACGAGTCGAGCAGCAGCTGGGCGGAATCGCGCATCTCCGTGCAGAGTTCCGATTCGTGCACGAGTGTGCCGCTACGCTCCGCATCCAGGTTGTACAGCTCGTCTACCAGCGAGGTAAGCGCGTGCACACCGGCCCGATCCATCTCCAggcaaaccttcgacagcacGAGCAGCAGGGTCGGTGGAGCGGTGGAACTAACGGTCCCGTACCCATTGACCGTGGTGCAAAAGTGGCGCAGGAACGCGACGAGCAGATTCTCCCGGATGCCCTCAATGCACTGGACGCCCTTGGGGTCGCCTTTCAGGTTGAAGGACCATTCGGGCTGCAGGAAGATGAGCAAATCCTGCATCAGGCCCTTCACCTTCTCGATGGTGGAGATGTACAGGTTCGAGATGAGCTCGCGCAACGGTGTGGTAGTGTGGCCACTGGCACTACCCTGTCCACCGGCTGCCCCTGActgggaggaggaggaagtaGCGGCAGTACCCGCTGGGGCTGTATTGGCTGAGCTCACCAGCGCCAACCGTACCGAGCTGAGACTGTCCGCGAAATGGTCCTTCAGCGAGCGCATGTGCGTTTGGCAGAGCTGTTGCGCCGCGTTCACGATGATGTCAATGCCCGACTTGCTCATGTCCACCGCATGGCAGAGCGTTCGCATGGCGGTCATTCGACGATGCAGTCGGTCCAGCCCGCGCAGTATGATCTGCGAGTCGCCGTGGCCAATCTCCAGCTCGGCCCGGTCCTGTACCAGCGCCAGATACTCGTCCACGTTGCGGTTCACGAACGCGTTCAGATCGATTCGGGCCGTCTGCTCAAAGTCGTCCGCCTCCTGCTCGAGATGCTTGGTGAGAAACATGTCACTGTACGAGCTAATTACCAGCGTCAGATCTTTCAGGAATCCCTCGATGCCCAGGTCAATGAACTCGATCATATCGCGATCGGTTTGATCCTGCAGCACGACAATCTGTTCGTGCAGTCGCTTCGAGGCACACTCGAGCATCTCCTTCGCGAGGGACGACGGGCGTTCGCCGAGCTGAAGCAACAGTTCACCGATTTCCGTGAGCGATTGGGCCGATTTGCCCGTCTGGCGGAACTCGCCCTTCAGCCGTTCCTTCAGCTCGTCCAGTATCTTTATGCAGTCCTCCTGTATGCCCTGGAAAGACGGCTGCTGGCCGTACTGTTGCAGCACTTTCTGGGCGTGCGAGTACTCCTGTACCGCCTGCTGGTAATTCTCCTCCTCGATTAGCGTCTTCAGCTTCGCCGGCAGGGAGGAAAGAAACTGTAGCTTCTTCAGCAGCTGGTGCTTGCCGGACAGACGCGTCAGCTGGGAGCGCGTTTCCTGCAGCGTGTCCGTAATGCGCTCACTAAACTCGGTGATCGAGTTCATGTTTGCCATCAGCAGGTTCATTTCCGTTTCCATCGACTTGAAGTCAGTTTTCATCCTGCGGATGGTGTCGGTGGCCGAAATGAATTTGTTGTAGTTTTCGTACACGAGCGTTTGCATGTCGCTGTGGAGTGTTTGCGTTTGGCGCACGATCGTTGCCTCGGTGTCCATGATTTGCTTTAGCGAACATTCCTGCGAACATTGTCGGAAAGGGCGAGGTGTAAGTGGCTAATGAGCTAATGGAATGTGGTGGTACGCTAGCAGCGACCAGCTGTTTACCTTGAGGAGTTTCTGCAGATAACGATCCGCATCGAAGGACGAACCGTCCATATCGTACGGATTGCTTGATTTCTCTCCCATCGTGGGATTTGGGCcggatttaattatttttttgtgcaataaaTACGATgagcaggtttttttttatgaacaaaATAGGGGAATGGCTCACACGCAAGTGACAGGTCGTACGTGGGCAAACGTCAACCATTGTTTACATccgaaatgaaaacatttgccaCAGGGTGTCTCCGACCAGTTTGAGTATAGATTTTGagaatttttttaaagaaaaatatatttattagaattaatatataatttttaaaatcaatcaaatagATTACGGACAGAAATAGGTTAGTAAAAATATTTCGAAATTATTTTCATCACTCAAAAAATCAATCTGAATAAGAGTTGCTCAATAAAGTGAGCAACAAAGAAAGGAGCTGGGCTATCTCGGAAAAGTCCTTATTTTATATACAATTGTTCTTAATTTATTTAGTCAACGAAGCTTTTGATGAATAtatgaataattttatgttgttgACATTGATGCATTGATTAAATAGCAGCATTTTCATccatcatttttatttctctttttaaataatttatcactttaagcgccgtgtcatataaattcgcatgacggttttgctcaccgttcgGCTTTGCATCTGCCGCTCAGTGATTCTCTTGAGAACGaatgaggtaggaaagagagaacgagaacgacacGTGCTACACTgcttatcgcaatgaaacaGAAGAGTGATAACAGTCGCACGAGAAGTTATcactctcatcgctctcttgccatgcgctacgtgctcactcaaaaactgtgacgtcaggccGGCGGTCAAAGTGTTATGTATCTATACGAAAGTCCACAATTAGGCACGGTTCGTTAATGCAAAGCTTAAATGATGTAAATTGTACAGTTTGTGCACTTTGTCACCAAAACGTGTTTCGGCTGTGCAGTAACGGCTTTCTCAAGCAGCATGCGTAACAGCATGCGTATATcatatttcttttttcctgGCCTTGAAAAAATAACGTTTTTACGCGGGTGTTAGGGctacaaattgcacaaaaGCTGAAAACGTTGTTCGCTTGTGTCCCTGCCGATTAGCAGCCGGCAACcagaactagtgatgggaaaaatgaagttttcatCGCAAATTGATTCGGAATAGCTCCGCAGTGTtcaggaatcgattccggatagtaggtccgtaatcagtttccggaatcgattccggaatcggctccgaaattgattccgaacacaaaatcagaatcgggtaggtccgattccgagctctcACCACTAACCACAACAGCGTTATTTTCAACAATTTCGAACAATTGCGCAAATGCTGATCAAAACATTCGCTTGCGCGCGCATAAGCTCATACACAGTCAGCATGCTTTGCGGTGGAATGCACCCCCCACTCCCTCCATATCCACCCTCAAAACTATCAGCCCCGGGCACAAACATCGGCCAGACAGTTAGCGATGTGCTCTTTCTATCTATCTTTTCCACCATTATTTCAACCCCTTTTTCCACAACATTGCGCAGGTGAGCTGGGGTGTAGaattgtgtgcgtgcgtgagtaAGAGGGAAGAGCCGAGAGTGTGTTGGGTTGAGTCGGAGCGAAGGTCCGAAGCGCTACAGACTGTAACGCGTGCACAAGTTATCCGCGAACCATTGTCCGGTGTAGACACACGGCGTGCTTTCTGTGGGTCCGGTTCGCGCCAGCGTCTACACAAAGTTAAACACCGGCCGTCGTCCGTTGGATGAGGGAGTTTTCGGGCGTTTGAAGTGGTTAATGTTACGTTCCGAATGATCGGAAGTGAAATGTGAGTGTCTTCTGTGTGGTGTggattttattttcgtttctCAATGTTGGCTTTTTGATTGTGGTATGTGAAGTGAAGACCTGACCCCTGGGCTCACCGGTCGGTAAAAtgcaaatggaaaaaaggaaattttaTACCACGTGAAACCGACAAAGTGCTAGATCCGGAACAGCCCGAAAACAGGAAAGAAAGCAGGGTTCAATGGTTCTGCAAAACAAAGTGTACATTTAATAACATAAACCCCTAGACAAGCTCCAGCTCTGTAATGGATCGGTTTATCAGTTGTGCCGGTATGTGAGAAGCTGTAGCCGCTTATCaaggcaaataaaaataaaaaaactgtaTGCAAAAAGGTGAAGTTAAGTGCGCAGAACCTTCCCTTTCCGTGAAGAAAACCATACACCGCACTGATAAGGATTCGCTCTCCTGTTCGTGTGGAGCAACGCGAGGGTGAAACGAGAACACGTGCAACGACGGTTTTGCCCGCGTCCGGGCCCCATCGGTGTGTGGATCAAAGCAAAAGCATAAAAGTGTTTacacgtgtgcgtgtgtgtgtgcgttcatgTGTATCTCAGTGTGCAGGTTGATGTGCGTTTGCACACGAACAGGGGGGCGATGAACGAACCCctattttgctgttgttgaaaACTGACAATCACTCGACCGAACAAGTGCTTTTCCTTCAACGTTCTAGCGGACGGTTGCATTTTAAACTATGAGGGCAAaacagagcacacacacacacgtacaattTCAACCCCTCAACAAACGCCAACGTCAGCGGAAGAGGGCAAAATAAGGGAGCGAAAAAGAGCGAGGGAGAGAGCGATCGGCCGAACTGAAGCTTTCTCAAATCGGATGTACGCGATCGCAGAGAGGGTGCGCGATCGGGGAAACTGTGCCAAAATAATGGATCggttgtacaaaaaaaaaaaagatctatCTTGCTTGTTCAGCACGCAGTGGTTTCCTTCACTTTCCCggggcttttttttcggtACAATTTCCCATCGACGCAATGTGTGCAATTTCGCAGACCTCCTTGTTTGGACCAAAGTTTAGGATGATCCGTAATTGAATGCCTCAGTTTAGTGGTagagaaatagagaaagaaagagagagaggaagattTTATGATTTCGCGGAAATGTCTTTCACAAATTTCACAAACAACCCCTTTTCCCAGTACCATCGTTAGTGAGGGATCGCCACTAGTTGGGTTTGGAGGCGATTAAATGGTCTAACTATTCACCTTCAACCTTCCACGCTCCACacgtgtttgtttatttcggTGCAAGAACCAGCAAAGATCGTTGTTTACATCCTTCCCCTTCGGTCATGACATACGCAGCGCAAGTAGCGCAAATACTGCAAATGATCATTATGCGCCGCTCTTGTAACCGTGCGTGTATTTGGAACGGTTTTGTTCCGGGGTTTTGGGCTATTTTTAAATACGCAAAACGTTTCGTCGTCACGGGAGTGCAAACTTGTTAGGGGGGTTTTAATTGGGTTATAATTTTAACAAATTGAATCAAAATGGTGCTAAATGCGTAATAGAACAGTTTCGACAAGCGATCGTTCCTTGCGCAAGTTTCATGGTACAAGATCGTAAGATAAAACCTACTGCGATCGATGATCGCATTAGTATAAGACAACGATTAAGGTTTATTGAACATCTGAGAGCAGAAATTATAAAAAgctattttgtttaattaatttttaaatgattgtgccaaaaaaaatataaacaattaaaattacCTGAAGCGCTCAAACATTACGCGACTTCCTATGCATAATCTTTCAACTCATTTCGCCTCTTTAGGAAGCTGTACGTGCGAACAATGTCGTGTCAAATGATCTATCGTTTCCATCAAACAAACGTTCGCATTATTTCAATCGTGCCGCTACCTTGCCTCTTTCTACGCCGGACGAAGCGCAATACGCAAAGCGGAGAGACTCTCCGTTGAAGGCACAAAACGGATATAAGTGATGATGAGAACAATTTGCATATAATACACCTCATTTCGCTTCATATGGCCAGAACAGCTGTTCCTCGGGCGGGGTTTGTTTTCAACCCGTACGTTTGAACGAAGTTGATTCATTGGAAGTTGCGTTAATACACCTTtagatgaccttgcatttgcTGTTTTggaattctttttttctgtaaataaagcttcaattttaaaattagaatACTGTTCTAATTTGAATAGCGTAATAAACCTTCGCATGCTAAGTATGCCACACCGCCTAGTAGTGAGTAATTAGTACCGATAGAGAATGGAAATGTAAACTTCTCGCTCAACAAACCGTTCCTTTCCATTAGCTTTCCATCAGCTTAAAATAAGAATACTGTTCTAATTTGAATAGCGTAATAAACCTTCGCATGCTAAGTATGCCACACCGCCTAGTAGTGAGTAATTAGTACCGATAGAGAATGGAAATGTAAACTTCTCGCTCAACAAACCGTTCCTTTCCATTAGCTTTCCAAGTGCAAACCCACCACCACACTCCTCCTGTTTTCATCTTCCGGTGTgaatatgtgtgtgagtgtgtgtgtgtgtgtgtgtgtgtgtgtgtgtgtgtgtgtgtgtgtgtgtgtgtgtgtgtgtgtgtgtgtgtgtgtgtgtgtgtggtgtgtggtgtgtgtgtgtgtgtgtgtgtgtgtgtgtgtgtgtgtgtgtgtgtgtggtgtgtgtgtgtgtgtgtgtgtgtgtgtgtgtgtgtgtgtgtgtgtgtgtgtgtgtgtgtgtgtgtgtgtgtgtgtgcggcacCCCCATAATTCCGGTTTGTTTTACCATGGCCCCATGGTTCGCTGCATAGTTTCGTGGCCACAGTCAAAATATGGTACGGGCGTATCAATCCGGCGCTGGCCCGAAAAGTCGATTGCGCCGTTAGCTTCCGATAGCTTCGAGCGTTGGGCCTAACTCGGCTTCATGGTGGGTGGTGGGCAGGTGGGTAAATAATAGGCCAACTACTTGCATCCGGTTGGAAGTATTTTGGGGCTCGGTTCTTGCAGGAATGTGGGCTACGAGATACGTTTGATTGAGTGCTGAATATCGCTTGTTACAATCGGGATTTCTATTGGCTCAGCAGGAACCGTTGGTCTAGATAAGAATTGATTGTACAGTCGTGCGTAAGATCGAACGAGATCATTGAATGCATCAGACATTAAGACAAGAAGCAGTTTTTGATATTTCTGAAGACATTTGTGCGGTCAATATTCCCAATATAATGCCTCAAAGATACCTGTTAAGTTCAAAATATATCCTCCAGCTCAGTATGTACTAAACACACTGCACTCTTTGCGTATCATTACGCCAGGTCATTCGGTAGTCCATTCCGCGGCAACATCAGCAACGTTCCCCCCTTTGTAAAAGATACAACTCAACTCAacattttatgtattttgctACCATGCTTATCAGTGAGCTGCAAAAAGGGCTACGCTCGTTATCGTTGTACCGCCGCCCTGTTATTTGTTGGACGGAGGACTGTGGAAGGCAATTGAATTGAATCTGATAAGCGGTCCACGTACGCAAtactgcacacacaaaaaagaggagGTAACAGATGGTTCCGTGCGGTTGGTTTGGTTGATTTTGGCAGGGGTTTTGGCAGTGCGGATTTGCAATGGAATGGTTCATTGAGTGTGTTCTAAAGCAGCTGGTATCGTTAAACCGCATCTCGATGCAGATCTCCATGGAGATCAGTATTTTTTTTGAAGTAAGAACTGTGGAACAACTATTGCCTGTTATCTcagcagacgacgaaccctgTAGATAAGATACACATTAGTCAGTGGTTTGTAGCTTACCTCAGACAACAGCAGTCAGTCAGTCGAACGGTGGACAGGTGGTATgattcaccgcgtgcaagcAGCTCTATTGCTCTTCCCCACCGTCCCGTAGAGTTACTTTCGGACCTTAAATCTGTGAGAACTGTTTAACGATCTTCGGCCAAGTGAGTGAGAGTTTTTGGGGGTGTTTTGTGAGACGGCCGTACGAGACGAACCAAAACCACCAACCTTCCCCCTTTTAGTGAGCGTGCGGCATGAGTCAGCGTTAGAGGATCACTTTCTTTCGGTGTCTGacggccaacaaaaaaaggtgttTGGACAAAACATCAGTGATCTTGACTGATCTTCGAGGAGTAAATCGAACGCGGGTGCCGAGTAAGCTTGTGAAGCCCCCTTTAATGCCCTGTAAAGTTATCGTCGTTAGTTGGGGGAGCCCGTGACCGCTCAAAATCAACGtgaaacaacacaaacggCCATCAAGGCAAGTGACCCACATTCTCGCGGATGTACCCGGTGCGGATGGGTTCGGACAgacttcttttctttttttttgggaggtgaaataaaaacgagaaagagagaccgGCGTGAACAATGAACTATATCTTTGAAGGGAAGTGAGGCATTGAAAATGCGAAGAAAGATAGAAGAAAATTGGTAACACATTTTAAACGCGTAAAGAAAAGTGAAATGGAACGTTGGGCCTTTCGCGAAACCCCGGGCGATCGGTCACGGTTCGTAGCCGGAAGTGTGTGAAATGGTGGGTTCCATCTTTCAAAACAATGTTGAACACGGGCTTTCGACACTGATCGGGACCTGGTGTAGTGGCGGCCAGTGCCACGATGGTTACAAGTCGATCATTATCGTTCCAAGtgctatatgtgtgtgtgtgtgttcgtgatGTGTCCGGTACATTGAAAGTACATCCAGCTACGATCGAGTACCTCTTCAAGATAACAAAGAACCATTTCTTATCAATTTCGAGACGATTGCACGTCCGTAAATGGTATGATTGATAAAGCAAACAGATTGGCTCCAAGCTATGATTTAGCTACTTTCGTTCGTACAAAAGCAAACGTTTTCCACCATTTGCCAGCAACACAAAACCGGCCTGGGAATGTGTATGCTTGCTCGTCCCGCCTCCCACAGGgttcaattattcaattttgcAACCGGTCACAACGCGGGGAGGAGCGGGGAACGGTTTGGCGAAATAATTAATTCATAAACCGGGGAGCCGTGTGTACATTTTCCACGGAAAAAGCGATAAAGTGAAAATATTTCACTCGTTCTCCAGTCATACTTTTTCGCGCGTTCGTACAGTATGGTTTCTGctgtttaattttcttctctATTCTGCCATTGTACCTTTTTACCCTTTTGTATATCCTTTTGTTCATGTTTCAATCATTTCGTGCGTTGTTTTTCTGTatctttttgtttccttttatctctttttgttcagtttttatctttctttcttATTTTCTGCTTTTTATTACACTTGCTTGCCCGTTCATTGCAAGTGAATAAAGCAATAGAAGCAATATTATGCCT encodes:
- the LOC121592514 gene encoding vacuolar protein sorting-associated protein 51 homolog, which codes for MGEKSSNPYDMDGSSFDADRYLQKLLKECSLKQIMDTEATIVRQTQTLHSDMQTLVYENYNKFISATDTIRRMKTDFKSMETEMNLLMANMNSITEFSERITDTLQETRSQLTRLSGKHQLLKKLQFLSSLPAKLKTLIEEENYQQAVQEYSHAQKVLQQYGQQPSFQGIQEDCIKILDELKERLKGEFRQTGKSAQSLTEIGELLLQLGERPSSLAKEMLECASKRLHEQIVVLQDQTDRDMIEFIDLGIEGFLKDLTLVISSYSDMFLTKHLEQEADDFEQTARIDLNAFVNRNVDEYLALVQDRAELEIGHGDSQIILRGLDRLHRRMTAMRTLCHAVDMSKSGIDIIVNAAQQLCQTHMRSLKDHFADSLSSVRLALVSSANTAPAGTAATSSSSQSGAAGGQGSASGHTTTPLRELISNLYISTIEKVKGLMQDLLIFLQPEWSFNLKGDPKGVQCIEGIRENLLVAFLRHFCTTVNGYGTVSSTAPPTLLLVLSKVCLEMDRAGVHALTSLVDELYNLDAERSGTLVHESELCTEMRDSAQLLLDSYVRLQGLHLSQMLRKSVETRDWLNCLEPRSVRAVMKRVVEEISAIEAVLGELYDSSVTQHGGSRTTASSDSSRKTHFSIAASKQSQFRSTWSTYTPQSQLDSSFVSNMQRLFSEKIEIFAPVEFSKVSIITGIIKICLKTLLECVRLRTFSRYGLQQIQVDAHYLQMNLWRFVSDENLIHVLLDEILGSAVLRCLEPILMEPNAVEIICERN